From a single Oreochromis niloticus isolate F11D_XX linkage group LG4, O_niloticus_UMD_NMBU, whole genome shotgun sequence genomic region:
- the LOC112846712 gene encoding cilia- and flagella-associated protein 251-like: METELQGPEEQETGLRGPGGREETELQETGEREETELRETGEREETELQETGEREEAELWETGEREETELQETGEREETELQETGEREETELRETGEREETELRETGEREETELQETGEREEAELRETGEREETELRETGEREETELQETGEREETELRETGEREETELRETGEREETELQETGEREETELQTGQEQPELQVTGQEQPELQVTGQEQPELQVTGQEQPELQVTGQEQPELQEVDEEVK; this comes from the exons ATggagactgagctacagggGCCTGAGGAACAGGAGACTGGACTACGGGGGCCTGGAGGACgggaggagactgaactacaggagaCTGGAGAACgggaggagactgaactacgGGAGACTGGAGAACgggaggagactgaactacaggagaCTGGAGAACGGGAGGAGGCTGAACTATGGGAGACTGGAGAACgggaggagactgaactacaggagaCTGGAGAACgggaggagactgaactacaggagaCTGGAGAACgggaggagactgaactacgGGAGACTGGAGAACgggaggagactgaactacgGGAGACTGGAGAACgggaggagactgaactacaggagaCTGGAGAACGGGAGGAGGCTGAACTACGGGAGACTGGAGAACgggaggagactgaactacgGGAGACTGGAGAACgggaggagactgaactacaggagaCTGGAGAACgggaggagactgaactacgGGAGACTGGAGAACgggaggagactgaactacgGGAGACTGGAGAACgggaggagactgaactacaggagaCTGGAGAACgggaggagactgaactacagacTGGACAGGAGCAGCCTGAGCTGCAGGTGACTGGACAGGAGCAGCCTGAGCTGCAGGTGACTGGACAGGAGCAGCCTGAGCTGCAGGTGACTGGACAGGAGCAGCCTGAGCTGCAGGTGACTGGACAGGAGCAGCCTGAGCTGCAG GAGGTGGATGAAGAGGTGAAGTAG